From Paenibacillus graminis:
CTGTTAGGGAAGTATGGCTTTGAGATTACAGGGCATGAGGAAGAGCTGGAACCTTGTCAGACGGCCTTCTTCAATCTCGGAAAAACCGCAGCTGCAGAGTACCCGAATATGAGATGCCGCAGTATTGACCTGGACAATCAGACAGCATTGGCAGCTATATTGGAAGAAATAGAGGATGGACAGGCTGTCTATCAAGTTGCCTATAGGGGAAATGAACGGTATGTTCAGGAGTTTGGCCGTTATACAGGGGAACCGGTACAGTCCGGACAGCCGCCAGAGCTGCAAGAGGATGGTTTGTATGTGATTACTGGCGGTACAGGCGGGATTGGTCTTGAAATCGCCAGGTATTTGTCCTCACAGAACAAGATTTGCCTGGGCCTGTTAAGCCGTGGCGGGCTGTCCCTTCCTGATTCAAAAGAGGATACCGGGCGAAACAAAACGGACGGGATGCGAAGCAGGCAATTGAGGATTCTGGAAGAAATCGAACACTCTGGAAGCCGGGTGATGGTGTGCCCATGCGATGTCACAGATGAGGAAGAGCTTGCCGGTGCTCTGCACAGGCTGAGGGAAACCTTCGGTCCGGTGAAAGGAGTCATCCATGCAGCTGGACTGGCCGGCAGCGGATTTTTGTTTACCAAGACCTGGGCGGATTTCAGCAGGGTCACGAAACCCAAGATAGAAGGGGCTTATCTGCTGCATAGCCTGATAGAGGAGCCCCTCGACTTTTTCATGCTATTCTCTTCGGTTGCAGCGCTGGAAGGAAGTCCGGGCCAGGGTGACTATATCGTGGGCAACGGCTATTTGGATGGATTTGCCCCCTATTTGCGCAGGCAGGGGATTCGCGGAATCACGCTGAACTGGGCAGCCTGGGAAGAGATTGGCATGGCTGCAGACTACGGTGCGGCAACGGGCAGCAGCATCTGCAAGCCGTTGAAAACGCATGAGGCGCTTGCCGCTTTTGGACAAGCGCTCGCCATGGACTGCAGTCAAGTGCTGATCGGTTCACTCCACCTTGACCGGCTTGCAGCCGTGCAAGAAAGCTCATTCTTAAGAATAGAGGATGCGCTTATCCGCAGGCTGGGTGATCCCAAGCAGACTGTTCATGATACTTTCCCGTTCACCATTACGGGCCGCGCCGACGGGAACTATGATGACATTGAACAAGCAATATCGCGGATCTGGGCAGAAACGATGCATTTGCCGTCTGTTAACATCTACAGCAGTTTTCTGGATATAGGCGGGGATTCATTGATCGCAACCCAACTGCTCAGAAAGCTGGAAATCGAGTTTCCGGGCATTCTCGACTTGCCGGATTTGTTTACGTATTCTTCGGTGGCCGAGCTTTGCGGTTATATAAAGCAGCAGCGTGACCGGCAGCAAGTGAAAACGGCCGAATCCGCAGCAGATCCGAACCCCTCTTCCGGGGATTCGCTTGACGTGCAGCTGCAATCGATTATGGACAAGCTGACTTCCGATGAACAAACCGTAGAAGATTTGGTGGAGCTTCTATCACAACGGAGGAATCGTATTGATGAGTAACATCGATCTGCTGAATGCCGAAATTCTGGAGAGCGTCAAGGCCAACCGCCTGGACCAGAAGCTCGCGCTGAAAATTCTGCATCAACTAAACAGCAGCCGGGCAGAAGCGGAAAACCGTACAGCCGATGATATCGCCATCATCGGCATCGCCTGCCGCTTTCCTTTTGCCGATACGCTTGAGCAATACTGGGACAACCTGCTTAACGGAGTCAATGGCATCACTGATTTTCCGCTGAAGAGACGTAAGGATGTTGATCCTTTAGTGCGAAAAATAATGGGGACGCCCGTATACGGCAAAGGAAGCTATTTGGAAGAAGTCGATTCGTTCGATGCCGAATATTTTCGCCTGTCCCCCAAGGAAGCCGAGTTCATGGACCCCCATCAGCGCTTGATGCTGGAAGTTGCCGCTGAAGCGATTGAAGATGCCGGTTATATGGGCGAAAAAATATATGGAACCCAAACAGGGGTGTTCATTGGAAGGGACCACCACTCTTCCGGACTGTATCAACAATTCATTGACTCTTCCAACGAGTTGGCCATGACCGGCAATCTTCCCAGCTTTATTTCGGGAAGGCTTGCCTTTTTCTTTAATTTGACCGGCCCTAATCAGGTCATTGATACCGCATGCTCCTCCGGATTGGTTGCCCTGCACCAGGGCTGTGAATCGCTGAAGCATAAAGAATGTAAAATGGCCATTGTCGGCGGAATCAGTCTAAACTTGCTTCCGCTGGCAAACTCCTCGTTCAAAATTGTGGAAAACAATGACGGCAAGGTGCGCCCCTTCGATAAAAATGCCCAGGGAACGACTTGGGGAGAAGGATTGTCCGCCATCATCATCAAACCGTTGCGGGATGCGCTCAAAGACAAGGACCGGATCTATTCGGTGGTCAAAGGCAGCGGGGTGAACAGCGATGGGGCATCCAATTACATCACAGCTCCCAATCCGGAGGCTCAGGAGCGCCTGTTGATTGATGTATGGACTAAGGCAGGAATACATCCGGAAACGGTTTCCTATATTGAAACCCACGGGACAGGCACTGTGGTTGGAGACCCCATCGAAGTGAAAGCGATGAAGCAAGCCTTTGATCAATATACGAATAAAAAACAATTTTGCGGCCTTGGCTCTGTAAAATCCAATATCGGTCATCTCGTGGGGGCTTCCGGGATGGCTTCCCTCATCAAAGTCGTCTTGTCCATGAAGCATAAGCAGTTGGTCCCCACCCTCCACTTTGAAGAGCCGAATCCATATATTCCATTCTCCCAGTCGCCGTTCTATATGGTGGACAAGCCTCTTGCCTGGGAACAGGCCCAAGGGCCGCGGCGTGCGGGCATCAGTTCTTTTGGATTCAGCGGCATGAACTGTCATGTGCTTCTGGAGGAATGGCAGCAGCAGGAAGATCACCACACGGTGCGGGAACAACCGGAGGAACCGCGGATTTTTCCGGTGTCTGCAAAAACGAAGTCCGGTTTGCTGGAATTACTGCACAGGTACTCTCAATTTCTGCAAGCCAATCCACAAGCGGATTATCAGAATCTTGTCTATACCGCTCAGCTTGGCCGGGAACATTTCTCCCACCGGCTGGCCATTATCGCCAAGAATTCGTCTGAGCTGCGGCTCCACATCGCTTCGGTCCTTTCGGACGATGTGGAACAGCTCTCTGAATCGATAGGGTATTACAGGTATTTCCCCATCAGGCAAAAGGCGAAAAATAATATGGCCCAGCAGGACCTGTCCGACGCCACAACGAAGGCTGCCTATGACCAAGCCGGTCGGCTGGTCCGGCAGATCGCCGGGAACCCTGCGCAGGCTGCTGCTGGCTCTCTTAATGAGCTGGCTCAATTATATGTCCAGGGTACGCGCGTGGACTGGGCAGCCCTATGGACCGGACAAGCCGTACAGACTGTCCGGGTCCCGGTCTATCCTTTTGCCAAAACAAGGCACTGGCCGGCACAAGGGACAAATGAAGGAGCATCTCCGGGTGTTCCGGGGCCGCTTCCGGGTGAGTGTACCGTCAAGACAGCGGGAATGAGAATATACGCCGCGAAGCTGTCCGGCAAAGAGCATTGGCTGCTGCAGGAGCATCGCATTCACGATAATGGTGTATGGCCGGGAGTGGCTTATCTCGAAATGGCCAAGGCAGCAAGCGGGTATTATTTTACCGGGAAGAATGTAGAGCTGAGGCAGGTTACTTTGCCAAATATGCTGATGTGCCCGCCGGATGAGACCAGGGTTGTTCATACGATTATTCATGAGGAGCATGATCATGTTGCCTTTACGATAGCCAGTATGAAGGAAAGCGGGCATAAGGAAAACTGGATCATTCATGCACAAGGGGAGATTTATCCGCAGGCTGAGTACAAAATGCCATGGATTGCGCTGGAACCGCTGATTCAGAAGATGAACGAGGAGAACGCTGAAATATTCACTCCGATTCTTACAGCGGGAATTCAGTATGGCCCAAGGTGGAAGTGCATCCGCAGGTTTTACCAGAACGACAGTTCGGCAGTGCTCCATATCAGGTCAACGGGTGGTGCTCCAGAGCGTGAGGAATATTCGCTTCATCCTGCCCTTATGGACACAGCGCTCAGTTTCTGGCATCTGCTGAGACAAAGCGGGGAAGCGGCTGATCTGCCGGCGTTTCCCTTCTATTATGAATCCATCCGCATCTTTGGAGCGATGCCGGCTTCCTTTTACAGCTATTTGCGGAAAAGGGAGACTCACGGAGATCACCGGGAAACGGTCTCCTACGATATCAGCCTGATTGATGAGGAAGGCAACGTTTTCGTGGAAGTGGAGAATTATACCTTGAAAAAAGTCTCGCCGGCGCTGATTTCACAAGATCTTTTCTACCGGATAGATTGGGTGAAGTCTCCACAGCCGGACGGGAAAAGCAGAAGAGGAGGGACTGTGCTCCTGTTCGGCAACGAGTGCAGACGAACCCGGGAATTAATCGGGCACCTGGAGGCAGACGGCGTTGAGCTGATTCAGGTTGCCCGGGGGGATGCGTATCGCAAAGAGACGGACAGCCGTTATGCAGTCGGCAACGAAGCAACGGATTATCTTCAGTTGTTTGCCGATTTGCAGGGCCGAAACCTCAGCCGGATTATTCATGGTTATGCCCTTGACGAAGGCTGCGGGGCAGACAGTTTCACCAGTTTGCAGGCGGCTCAGGAAAAGAGCGTCCAAAGCCTGTTTTTCATTGTGAAAGCGTTGGTTCAGGCGAAATACAAAGAGCAGATCGATGTCGTGCTGCTGGGCAAACACGGCTACGAGGTCACCGGAGGCGAAAAAGAGCTTGAGCCTTGTTATGCGGCCTTCTTCAATCTGGGGAAGGTTGTGAATACGGAGTATCCTAATCTGAAGTGCCGCAGTATCGACCTGGGCGATGAGACCGGATGGGAAGCGGTGCTGGAGGAAATCTTCGGGGAGCGCATGGCGTATCAGGTGGCCTACCGCGGGAATGAGCGGTTTGTCGAGGAGCTGGCCCGCTGCGCTGGAGAGGAGCCGGAAGAGCTGCTCGGGCTGCAGGAAGGCGGCTTGTATCTAATCACCGGCGGAACCGGCGGGCTTGGGCTGGAGATTGCGAGACACCTGTCCTCGAAGAACAAGATCAAGCTCGGACTCTTAAGCCGCAGCGGCCTGCCGCCCCGTGACATAGGGGAGGACATTAGGCAAAGCGGAGCAGAGAAGGGAACAGCCCGGAAAATGGAGCTTCTGGATGAGATCGAACGTTCAGGCAGCCAGGTCATCATATGTCCGTGCGACATCACAGATGGGCAGGAACTTGAACACTGCCTGAAGCAGCTGAGAGAAGCGTATGGACCGGTCAAAGGGATTATCCATGCGGCAGGCATCGCGGGCAGCGGGTATCTGTTTACTAAAGACTGGTCTGATTTTACAAGGGTGACCGCACCCAAGATCGAAGGCGCTTATCTGCTGTACAGCTTGCTGCAGGAGCAGCCGGACTTTTTTGTTCTGTTCTCTTCGGTAGCGACCCTGGAAGGCAGTCCCGGCCAAGGTGATTACGCAGCGGGGAACGGCTACCTGGACGGGTTTGCCCACTTTTTGCGCAGAAAAGGTGTCCGCGGGCTTACCCTTAACTGGACTGCCTGGGGAGAGACAGGCATGGCGCTGGATTACGGTGCATTGGAGGGCGGCGGAATATTCAGGCCGCTGAAAACCGCTGAAGCGGTTCGTGCGTTTAGCCGGACTCTCCAGTTGGGGCAACCCCGCATCATGATCGCAGACATACGTTTTGACCGGCTCAATGAATCCGTTCTGCGGAATTTCCCGCTCCAGCTATCGCCTGAGCTGAGGAGAACCGGCAATCGCTTTGCGAAGCCTGGTCCCGCTCCGGCAGCGGCAGCCCAGATTGCGGTTATCGGCAAGAGCGGGGCCGCAATAAGTGAAACGGAACAGGCAGTGGCGCAAGTGTGGGCGAAGACATTTGGGCTGACAGAAATGGATATATCAAAGAACTTCTATGAGCTGGGCGGAGATTCTATCATGGCTACGCAGATGACCAATCTCCTCAACACACATCTGCAACAGAAGC
This genomic window contains:
- a CDS encoding non-ribosomal peptide synthetase translates to MSNIDLLNAEILESVKANRLDQKLALKILHQLNSSRAEAENRTADDIAIIGIACRFPFADTLEQYWDNLLNGVNGITDFPLKRRKDVDPLVRKIMGTPVYGKGSYLEEVDSFDAEYFRLSPKEAEFMDPHQRLMLEVAAEAIEDAGYMGEKIYGTQTGVFIGRDHHSSGLYQQFIDSSNELAMTGNLPSFISGRLAFFFNLTGPNQVIDTACSSGLVALHQGCESLKHKECKMAIVGGISLNLLPLANSSFKIVENNDGKVRPFDKNAQGTTWGEGLSAIIIKPLRDALKDKDRIYSVVKGSGVNSDGASNYITAPNPEAQERLLIDVWTKAGIHPETVSYIETHGTGTVVGDPIEVKAMKQAFDQYTNKKQFCGLGSVKSNIGHLVGASGMASLIKVVLSMKHKQLVPTLHFEEPNPYIPFSQSPFYMVDKPLAWEQAQGPRRAGISSFGFSGMNCHVLLEEWQQQEDHHTVREQPEEPRIFPVSAKTKSGLLELLHRYSQFLQANPQADYQNLVYTAQLGREHFSHRLAIIAKNSSELRLHIASVLSDDVEQLSESIGYYRYFPIRQKAKNNMAQQDLSDATTKAAYDQAGRLVRQIAGNPAQAAAGSLNELAQLYVQGTRVDWAALWTGQAVQTVRVPVYPFAKTRHWPAQGTNEGASPGVPGPLPGECTVKTAGMRIYAAKLSGKEHWLLQEHRIHDNGVWPGVAYLEMAKAASGYYFTGKNVELRQVTLPNMLMCPPDETRVVHTIIHEEHDHVAFTIASMKESGHKENWIIHAQGEIYPQAEYKMPWIALEPLIQKMNEENAEIFTPILTAGIQYGPRWKCIRRFYQNDSSAVLHIRSTGGAPEREEYSLHPALMDTALSFWHLLRQSGEAADLPAFPFYYESIRIFGAMPASFYSYLRKRETHGDHRETVSYDISLIDEEGNVFVEVENYTLKKVSPALISQDLFYRIDWVKSPQPDGKSRRGGTVLLFGNECRRTRELIGHLEADGVELIQVARGDAYRKETDSRYAVGNEATDYLQLFADLQGRNLSRIIHGYALDEGCGADSFTSLQAAQEKSVQSLFFIVKALVQAKYKEQIDVVLLGKHGYEVTGGEKELEPCYAAFFNLGKVVNTEYPNLKCRSIDLGDETGWEAVLEEIFGERMAYQVAYRGNERFVEELARCAGEEPEELLGLQEGGLYLITGGTGGLGLEIARHLSSKNKIKLGLLSRSGLPPRDIGEDIRQSGAEKGTARKMELLDEIERSGSQVIICPCDITDGQELEHCLKQLREAYGPVKGIIHAAGIAGSGYLFTKDWSDFTRVTAPKIEGAYLLYSLLQEQPDFFVLFSSVATLEGSPGQGDYAAGNGYLDGFAHFLRRKGVRGLTLNWTAWGETGMALDYGALEGGGIFRPLKTAEAVRAFSRTLQLGQPRIMIADIRFDRLNESVLRNFPLQLSPELRRTGNRFAKPGPAPAAAAQIAVIGKSGAAISETEQAVAQVWAKTFGLTEMDISKNFYELGGDSIMATQMTNLLNTHLQQKLGIAEIFEYPTVSELAAYLEQSLPSRKEAPAKTASSEAPNAGYDLSKAQQRIWFLQNYDPQTTAYHLPVVKVIREAVDLAVLQQGLDILTRRHSSLRTVIRNVNGTAKQFIVPDRSHVIHFIDYSQEPDRKLLSSRRLDELNTTAFELEQNLFRAELHRYGESEYLLYINMHHMISDGWSMGVFFREWMELYDQIQSKRPVQLAPITLQPVDWVEQEKLWIGSEDCGNMEKYWLEELARPLPVLELPTDYDRPHSLAYDGSYIKFTVSAEVTGQLRVLARDRSTTLYMTVLAIYFLFLQKLSQEEDIIVGFPVSGREQQEWENIIGLFMNMVCIRVDFRELGSFGEVLEEVKRKCLKAYANGRYPFNTLVEKLNPERDPSRTPVFSTIFQLYDNVPQDNDRMSLYDLSCICKMDNGQIEVRLEYKTSLFTERTIQNYACYLTHLINQVIADPEGRLSGYELLDTRHKTEIMNAFNPLPVPLNPPDQVYRLFEAQVEKNPDHTAVVYEGERLSYRELDELSNQLAAFLVQLEQEAADPVGVYLGRGIHMIAALLGILKSGRPYVPLDADFPPERIAYMIRHSGLRTVVSDGASIPKLVELAGDVLKTVIDVTGDSIPAGTADHLSCYNYSDIRKQPAARIRPKASSALMYIIYTSGSTGTPKGVMVSQSNVLNYLLWSRQQFNLGPQHNMMLVTSVSFDISVFEIFGCLSSGAALHIVASDRLRDPALLLTYIDQNKINFWHSVPTLMNQFLFGISSQDEREVACLQQFDAVAIGGEAWSPKLAGDIRKSFSHAKLYNLYGPTEATIWATCYEAASDLAGKTTVPLGKPVYNNRIYILDKDGNLCGQGISGEICISGAGVTPGYFRDEETTAAVYRTHPFTDQIVYHTGDIGKYSMDGQLEYIARKDGMVKVRGYRIETGEIEHTLYRLEGLKTAAVVAVNEGESNKLICYYTSARDIPVREIQDYLQQTLPLYMIPSRFISLETLPTTSNGKIDRKALRSMPLLMEPAGQAEMQLPENDAEEFLLHVWQELLGIGNIGTDQNFFDIGGNSHLIIQLQARIEQKYMKRIKVIDLFRCKTIGAIADYIQGSMQESGQSESTTGTAKDEISDIMQLLDEYSEGETSVEEILQKLGE